The following are from one region of the Amycolatopsis sp. QT-25 genome:
- a CDS encoding class F sortase — protein MSVRRGFALGAVTVLCADLVAALIIWPPTTVVAGTAQPVSVAVAGGAPAAPAQQEVPPSPDIVPTTPTAASPPPSSKAPEPPKPQGPGTIQLPAGGAAKLVRKELGPGAELPVPENLGEVTWWGAELSAATGASVFAGHVNWKGATGPFAELWTERIGGTVTVVDKAGKSWRYRVSQLITLKKNELPQRADELFGQSGPPRIVLVTCGGRWVGGETGYAENRVVIADPA, from the coding sequence ATGTCAGTACGACGCGGGTTCGCGCTGGGAGCCGTCACGGTCCTGTGCGCGGACCTCGTCGCGGCCTTGATCATCTGGCCGCCGACGACCGTGGTGGCGGGGACGGCTCAGCCCGTCTCCGTCGCCGTCGCGGGCGGCGCCCCGGCCGCGCCCGCGCAGCAGGAGGTGCCGCCTTCGCCGGACATCGTTCCCACGACGCCGACGGCCGCTTCGCCACCGCCGTCCTCGAAGGCTCCCGAGCCTCCGAAACCCCAGGGGCCGGGGACCATCCAGCTGCCCGCCGGCGGCGCGGCGAAACTCGTGCGCAAGGAACTCGGGCCGGGCGCGGAGCTTCCGGTGCCGGAGAACCTCGGCGAGGTGACCTGGTGGGGCGCCGAACTGAGCGCGGCCACCGGCGCGAGCGTGTTCGCCGGGCACGTGAACTGGAAGGGCGCGACGGGTCCGTTCGCGGAACTGTGGACAGAGCGGATCGGCGGCACCGTCACCGTGGTGGACAAGGCCGGGAAGTCTTGGCGGTACAGGGTTTCCCAGCTGATCACGCTGAAGAAGAACGAACTGCCACAGCGGGCGGACGAACTGTTCGGCCAGTCCGGTCCACCTCGGATAGTCCTCGTGACCTGCGGCGGCCGCTGGGTCGGCGGAGAGACCGGCTACGCCGAGAACCGGGTCGTCATCGCCGACCCGGCCTAG
- a CDS encoding alkene reductase — translation MSGFSFAFTKLLEAFRGTTIQVPNRIAMAPMTRGRADDVTGVPHPRTAEYYAQRASAGLIVSEGIWVDQTGKSGPGIPGLVTERQTEAWRAVTDAVHEEGGRIFAQLWHAGRVSHPRVMGRTPVAPSAVRQAGRIFSADGWTDTVEPRPLGEEEVGEVVQSFAAAARRAVEAGFDGVELHGANGYLIQEFLARNTNLREDRYGGSVAARLRFPLEVVAAVAERIGAARVALRISPGNPENDIVEDEGKEVYSRLLEELRRYELAYLHIIDTPDVVALSHLRPLWPGALVANLRSEEPTSRDEGESLIESGLADVVAFGRLFIANPDLPARFALDAPLARADHDVYYGARLDGYTDFPAYEPDSAKFACSACS, via the coding sequence GTGTCAGGGTTTAGCTTCGCGTTCACGAAGTTGCTCGAAGCATTCCGCGGCACCACGATCCAGGTGCCGAACCGCATCGCGATGGCCCCGATGACCCGGGGGCGTGCGGACGACGTCACGGGCGTGCCGCATCCACGGACGGCCGAGTACTACGCGCAACGTGCAAGCGCCGGATTGATCGTGAGTGAGGGTATCTGGGTCGACCAGACCGGTAAGAGCGGTCCAGGTATCCCCGGACTCGTGACGGAACGGCAAACCGAGGCATGGCGTGCGGTGACGGACGCCGTGCACGAAGAAGGCGGCCGTATCTTCGCGCAACTTTGGCACGCGGGTCGTGTCAGCCATCCTCGAGTGATGGGCCGGACACCGGTGGCGCCGTCGGCGGTCCGGCAGGCCGGGCGGATCTTCTCCGCCGACGGCTGGACGGACACGGTCGAACCGCGCCCGCTCGGCGAGGAAGAGGTAGGCGAGGTGGTCCAGAGCTTCGCCGCGGCGGCACGCCGGGCCGTCGAGGCGGGATTCGACGGCGTGGAACTCCACGGCGCCAACGGTTACCTCATTCAGGAGTTCCTCGCTCGCAACACCAATCTCAGGGAGGACCGTTACGGCGGTTCGGTCGCCGCCAGGCTCCGGTTCCCGCTCGAGGTGGTGGCGGCCGTGGCCGAGCGGATCGGGGCGGCCAGGGTCGCTCTGCGGATCTCGCCGGGCAACCCGGAGAACGACATCGTGGAAGACGAGGGAAAGGAGGTGTACTCACGACTGCTCGAGGAACTACGCCGGTACGAGCTCGCGTATTTGCACATCATCGACACTCCGGACGTTGTGGCGTTGTCCCACCTGCGGCCACTGTGGCCGGGGGCGCTGGTGGCGAACCTGCGTTCCGAGGAACCCACCTCCCGGGACGAGGGGGAGTCCTTGATCGAATCCGGTCTGGCCGACGTGGTCGCCTTCGGACGGCTGTTCATCGCGAACCCGGACCTGCCCGCCCGGTTCGCTCTCGATGCCCCGCTCGCTCGGGCCGACCACGACGTCTACTACGGCGCCCGGCTCGACGGCTACACCGACTTCCCGGCGTACGAACCGGACTCGGCGAAGTTCGCCTGTTCGGCGTGCAGCTGA
- a CDS encoding acetyl-CoA C-acetyltransferase, translated as MPEAVIVSTARSPIGRAGKGSLVSIRPDDLTAQMVRAALDKIPELDPTQIEDLMLGCGLPGGEQGFNMGRAVAVELGYDHLPGCTITRYCSSSLQTTRMALHAIKAGEGDVFISAGVETVSRFANGSSDSWPNTHNPLFADAEARTAQVAAEGADSWTDPRENGALPDVYIAMGQTAENLARLKNVSREEMDEFGVRSQNLAEKAIADGFWADDITPVTLPDGTVVSKDDGPRAGVTLEGVSGLKPVFRPDGRITAGNCCALNDGAAALIIMSDTKARELGLTPLARVVSTGVSGLSPEIMGYGPVEASKRALARAGMAIGDIDLVEINEAFAAQVIPSYKDLGIDLDRLNVNGGAIAVGHPFGMTGARITSTLINSLRHHDKQFGLETMCVGGGQGMAMVLERLS; from the coding sequence ATGCCCGAAGCCGTCATCGTCTCCACCGCCCGATCCCCGATCGGCCGCGCCGGCAAGGGATCGCTGGTGAGCATCCGCCCGGACGACCTCACCGCGCAGATGGTCCGCGCCGCGCTCGACAAGATCCCCGAACTCGACCCGACGCAGATCGAAGACCTCATGCTGGGCTGTGGTCTCCCCGGTGGCGAACAGGGCTTCAACATGGGCCGCGCGGTCGCCGTCGAACTCGGTTACGACCACCTGCCCGGCTGCACGATCACGCGGTACTGCTCCTCCAGCCTCCAGACCACCCGCATGGCGCTGCACGCGATCAAGGCCGGCGAAGGTGACGTGTTCATCTCCGCCGGTGTCGAGACCGTGTCCCGTTTCGCCAACGGCAGCTCGGACTCGTGGCCGAACACGCACAACCCGCTGTTCGCCGACGCCGAGGCCCGCACCGCGCAGGTTGCAGCCGAAGGGGCCGACAGCTGGACCGACCCGCGCGAGAACGGCGCCCTGCCGGACGTCTACATCGCGATGGGCCAGACCGCCGAAAACCTGGCGCGGCTGAAGAACGTGTCGCGTGAGGAAATGGACGAGTTCGGCGTCCGCTCGCAGAACCTCGCCGAGAAGGCCATCGCGGACGGCTTCTGGGCCGACGACATCACCCCGGTCACCCTGCCGGACGGCACCGTGGTCTCGAAGGACGACGGCCCGCGCGCCGGCGTCACCCTCGAAGGCGTCTCCGGCCTCAAGCCGGTCTTCCGCCCCGACGGCCGGATCACCGCGGGCAACTGCTGCGCGCTCAACGACGGTGCCGCCGCCTTGATCATCATGTCCGACACCAAGGCTCGCGAGCTGGGTCTGACGCCGCTGGCCCGCGTCGTCTCGACCGGTGTCTCCGGGTTGTCGCCGGAGATCATGGGCTACGGCCCGGTAGAGGCGTCGAAGCGGGCGCTCGCGCGCGCCGGGATGGCGATCGGCGACATCGACCTCGTCGAGATCAACGAGGCGTTCGCCGCGCAGGTCATCCCGTCCTACAAGGACCTCGGGATCGACCTCGACCGGCTGAACGTCAACGGTGGTGCGATCGCCGTGGGGCACCCGTTCGGCATGACCGGCGCGCGGATCACCTCCACGCTGATCAACTCGCTGCGGCACCACGACAAGCAGTTCGGCCTCGAGACGATGTGCGTCGGCGGCGGCCAGGGCATGGCGATGGTCCTGGAACGCCTCTCCTGA
- a CDS encoding TIGR03086 family metal-binding protein: MNTVADRYRVRADAFESKVAAVEAGQWENRSPGEEWTAKDVVGHIVDMHGAMVRPFGRDLGPAPSLSDDPLGAFQAARADVEAILTDPALAATEHETPAGKMTAEQHIDQVVSADMVLHGWDLARATGQDDTIDPEEVARMWPGAQAIPEQMRIPGAFGPGIVVFGPEVKVPEDAPLQDRLLGLLGRDPNA, from the coding sequence ATGAACACCGTCGCGGACCGTTACCGGGTCCGGGCCGACGCCTTCGAGAGCAAAGTCGCCGCCGTCGAAGCCGGGCAGTGGGAGAACAGGTCTCCCGGTGAAGAGTGGACTGCCAAGGATGTCGTCGGGCACATCGTCGACATGCACGGCGCGATGGTGCGTCCCTTCGGACGTGATCTCGGGCCGGCGCCCTCGCTCTCGGACGATCCGCTCGGCGCCTTCCAGGCGGCTCGGGCCGATGTGGAAGCCATCCTCACCGATCCCGCGCTCGCGGCCACGGAGCATGAGACACCGGCAGGGAAGATGACGGCAGAACAGCACATCGACCAGGTCGTGAGTGCCGACATGGTGCTCCACGGCTGGGATTTGGCCCGTGCCACCGGTCAGGACGACACGATCGATCCGGAGGAGGTCGCCCGGATGTGGCCCGGTGCGCAGGCGATCCCCGAACAGATGAGGATCCCCGGCGCTTTCGGGCCCGGCATCGTCGTCTTCGGCCCTGAAGTGAAGGTGCCCGAAGACGCACCCTTGCAGGACAGGCTGCTCGGATTGCTGGGCCGCGACCCGAACGCGTGA
- a CDS encoding cystathionine beta-synthase produces the protein MEYVEHIVDLVGNTPLVKLNALAEGLQPLILAKVEYVNPGGSVKDRIALRMIEAAERSGALKPGGTIVEPTSGNTGVGLAMVAQRKGYQCVFVCPDKVSEDKRNVLKAYGARVVVCPTAVAPEHPDSYYNVSDRLVREIEGAWKPNQYANPENPASHYHSTGPELWRQTEGKITHFVTGVGTGGTISGTGKYLKEVSDGRVQVIGADPEGSVYSGGTGRPYLVEGVGEDFWPDTYDRDIADRIIAVSDANSFDITRRLALEEGLLVGGSCGMAVAAALKLAEGLGPDDVVVVLLPDGGRGYLTKVFNDGWMSSFGFLPPDSSGATVGDVLMKKSGSLPSLVHSHPNETVAEAVSILSEFGVSQMPVVSAEPPVMAAEVVGAVNERDLLEALFTGKAQLADRLEQHMSPPLPTIGAGEQVSAAMNALSGADGALVLVDGKPAGVVTRQDLLAFLAGR, from the coding sequence GTGGAATACGTCGAGCACATCGTGGACCTCGTGGGCAACACCCCTCTGGTCAAGCTGAACGCACTGGCCGAGGGGCTGCAACCGCTCATCCTGGCCAAGGTCGAGTACGTCAACCCCGGCGGCAGCGTCAAGGACCGCATCGCGCTGCGGATGATCGAAGCCGCGGAGCGTTCGGGCGCGCTGAAGCCCGGCGGCACCATCGTCGAGCCGACCTCCGGCAACACCGGCGTCGGGCTGGCCATGGTGGCTCAGCGCAAGGGGTACCAGTGCGTGTTCGTCTGCCCGGACAAGGTCAGCGAGGACAAGCGCAACGTGCTCAAGGCCTACGGCGCCCGCGTCGTGGTCTGCCCGACGGCGGTGGCGCCGGAGCATCCGGACTCCTACTACAACGTCTCCGATCGCCTCGTCCGCGAAATCGAGGGCGCTTGGAAGCCGAACCAGTACGCCAACCCGGAGAACCCCGCCAGCCACTACCACTCGACCGGGCCGGAACTCTGGCGCCAGACCGAAGGCAAGATCACGCACTTCGTCACGGGTGTCGGCACGGGCGGCACGATCTCGGGCACCGGCAAGTACCTCAAGGAGGTCAGCGACGGCCGCGTGCAGGTCATCGGCGCGGACCCCGAAGGCTCGGTGTACTCCGGCGGGACCGGGCGCCCGTACCTCGTGGAGGGCGTCGGTGAGGACTTCTGGCCGGACACCTACGACCGGGACATCGCCGACCGGATCATCGCGGTGTCGGACGCGAACTCCTTCGACATCACCCGCCGCCTCGCCCTCGAAGAGGGACTGCTCGTCGGCGGTTCGTGCGGGATGGCCGTCGCCGCCGCGCTCAAGCTCGCCGAGGGCCTCGGTCCGGACGACGTCGTCGTCGTGCTCCTGCCCGACGGCGGCCGCGGCTACCTCACCAAGGTGTTCAACGACGGCTGGATGTCCTCCTTCGGCTTCCTGCCGCCGGATTCCAGCGGTGCCACCGTCGGCGACGTCCTGATGAAGAAGAGCGGCTCGCTGCCGAGCCTCGTGCACAGCCACCCGAACGAGACGGTCGCCGAAGCGGTGTCGATCCTCTCCGAGTTCGGCGTCAGCCAGATGCCCGTGGTCAGCGCGGAACCGCCGGTCATGGCGGCCGAGGTCGTCGGCGCGGTCAACGAACGCGACCTGCTCGAAGCGCTCTTCACCGGCAAGGCCCAGTTGGCCGACCGGCTCGAGCAGCACATGTCGCCGCCGCTGCCGACCATCGGCGCCGGCGAACAGGTGAGCGCGGCGATGAACGCGCTCTCGGGCGCGGACGGCGCGTTGGTGCTGGTCGACGGCAAGCCGGCGGGGGTCGTCACCCGGCAGGACCTGCTCGCGTTTCTCGCGGGACGGTAA
- a CDS encoding cell division protein DivIVA, with protein MVPERDNGLLPLRREYTQAWHGFDRNEVRQYLDHLEAQLRRVITDRDAAITQATSATRELETVRHEVAKLNARIEELKKPPERLEDLDERMQRTVTLAQARAEEITKRAEVAAEKHWASSSEASKKLRERYTRLVAELDKQADALHSEHESALAETRAEVQRLTVEAAQRRELLDNEAERKRRKIEREFEQTIAAQRASHEKHIADQQTASKNQAERRIAEATAEAKRRVDEATAEAKRRLDEATTTAAQRTTTAQRKVERLAEIREQARKSLQQADEVLKGSEALLAALPEESVIPHASKLVGGDSKAEETKPAGKPAEPLASKATPPASAKPAPAKRASSAPAAAAPKNGQNEQNGQKPNGQKPSPAKTGS; from the coding sequence ATGGTTCCCGAGCGAGACAACGGCCTGTTGCCCCTGCGGCGCGAGTACACCCAGGCCTGGCACGGCTTCGACCGGAACGAAGTGCGCCAGTATCTGGATCATCTCGAAGCCCAGCTGCGTCGCGTGATCACCGACCGCGACGCCGCGATCACGCAGGCGACCTCGGCCACCCGTGAACTCGAAACCGTCCGCCACGAGGTGGCGAAGCTGAACGCCAGGATCGAGGAGCTGAAGAAGCCGCCGGAGCGGCTCGAAGATCTCGACGAGCGGATGCAGCGCACCGTCACGCTCGCTCAGGCGCGCGCGGAAGAGATCACTAAGCGTGCCGAAGTCGCGGCGGAGAAGCATTGGGCGTCTTCGAGCGAGGCCTCGAAGAAACTCCGTGAGCGCTACACCCGGCTCGTCGCCGAGCTGGACAAGCAGGCGGACGCGTTGCACTCCGAACACGAATCCGCGCTCGCCGAAACGCGGGCCGAGGTCCAGCGGCTGACCGTCGAGGCCGCCCAGCGCCGGGAACTGCTGGACAACGAGGCCGAGCGCAAGCGCCGGAAGATCGAGCGCGAGTTCGAGCAGACGATCGCGGCTCAGCGCGCCTCGCACGAAAAGCACATCGCCGACCAGCAGACGGCCAGCAAGAATCAGGCCGAACGCCGGATCGCGGAGGCCACCGCGGAGGCCAAGCGCCGCGTCGACGAGGCCACGGCCGAGGCCAAACGCCGTCTCGATGAGGCCACCACGACAGCCGCCCAGCGCACGACGACCGCCCAGCGGAAGGTCGAGCGGCTGGCGGAGATCCGCGAGCAGGCCCGCAAGAGCCTGCAGCAGGCCGACGAGGTCCTGAAAGGCAGCGAGGCGCTGCTCGCCGCCCTGCCCGAGGAGTCGGTGATCCCGCACGCCTCCAAGCTCGTCGGCGGCGACAGCAAGGCTGAGGAGACCAAGCCGGCAGGCAAGCCCGCCGAGCCGCTCGCGTCGAAGGCCACCCCTCCGGCATCCGCCAAACCCGCTCCCGCGAAGCGCGCTTCTTCGGCGCCTGCCGCCGCTGCGCCGAAGAACGGACAGAACGAGCAGAACGGCCAGAAGCCGAACGGCCAGAAGCCGTCACCGGCCAAAACCGGCTCCTGA
- a CDS encoding SDR family oxidoreductase: MATFLVTGATGLIGRHFTRLLLTREDVEKVALVVRVSSRDKLAKLVNAWPHPERVTLVTGDLGEPLLGVGEEEREMLRGVDHVVHLAALYDLTADDEASIKANVEGTAQAIALAAELNAGCLHHVSSVAVAGDHEGMFTEEMFDVGQRLLTPYHRTKFEAERLVREQQDVPWRVYRPAVVVGDSATGEMDKIDGPYYLFPAIDRLAGLPDVPIVGPDLGDTNVVPVDYVAEALNALVTTKGLDGRAFHLVNPEPQPVVSVYNAFAKAAGAPTISVQLNDRLSKGIVNLVKLSEHIPGFTIARDAVLERLGIPPVLLDTMAFPSVFSSASTRKALIGSGVEVPRIEDYAPTLWRYWREHLDPFRARKHGPRGELDGRRVIITGASSGIGRATAIKVAAAGGVPLLVARRRHELEEVRDEIIAAGGTASVYPADLTDEESVHKAVDAMLAEHGRIDMLVNNAGRSIRRSIKLSYDRFHDYERAMAINYFGAVRLILAVLPHMSERKFGHIINVSSIGVQGIAPRFSAYAASKAALDYFSRIAATETHGDGITFTTIHMPLVRTPMIRPTKIYDAFPTKSPDQAADMVMKALKERPKHIGTPAGQAIGLAYTLTPGLTDAVAYQGFRVFPDSAAAGGEGGLKIGKGEQHLSRAAMALARLSRGFHW; encoded by the coding sequence ATGGCGACTTTTCTGGTGACCGGGGCGACCGGACTGATCGGGCGCCACTTCACCCGGCTGCTGCTCACCAGGGAGGACGTCGAGAAGGTCGCGCTCGTCGTCCGCGTGTCCTCACGGGACAAACTGGCGAAACTCGTGAACGCCTGGCCGCATCCCGAACGCGTCACCCTTGTCACCGGCGACCTCGGCGAACCACTGCTCGGCGTCGGCGAAGAGGAGCGAGAGATGCTTCGCGGCGTCGATCACGTCGTGCACCTCGCCGCCCTCTACGACCTCACCGCCGATGACGAAGCCAGCATCAAGGCCAACGTCGAAGGCACCGCGCAGGCGATCGCGCTCGCCGCCGAACTGAACGCGGGCTGCCTGCACCACGTGTCCTCGGTCGCCGTCGCGGGGGACCACGAAGGCATGTTCACCGAGGAGATGTTCGACGTCGGCCAGCGGCTCCTCACGCCGTACCACCGCACGAAGTTCGAGGCGGAGCGCCTCGTACGCGAACAGCAGGACGTACCGTGGCGGGTGTACCGGCCCGCGGTCGTCGTCGGGGACTCCGCGACCGGCGAGATGGACAAGATCGACGGGCCGTACTACCTGTTCCCCGCGATCGACAGGCTCGCCGGGCTGCCTGACGTGCCGATCGTCGGCCCCGACCTCGGCGACACCAACGTCGTCCCGGTCGACTACGTCGCCGAAGCGCTGAACGCCCTGGTCACCACGAAGGGGCTCGACGGGCGCGCGTTCCACCTGGTCAACCCGGAACCGCAGCCGGTCGTCTCGGTCTACAACGCCTTCGCCAAGGCTGCGGGCGCGCCGACGATCTCCGTGCAGCTCAACGACCGCTTGTCCAAGGGCATCGTCAACCTGGTGAAACTGAGCGAGCACATCCCCGGTTTCACGATCGCGCGCGACGCCGTGCTGGAACGGCTCGGCATCCCGCCGGTGCTGCTGGACACCATGGCGTTCCCGTCGGTGTTCTCGTCGGCGTCGACGCGCAAGGCGCTCATCGGCTCGGGTGTCGAGGTGCCCAGGATCGAGGACTACGCGCCCACGCTCTGGCGCTACTGGCGTGAGCACCTCGACCCGTTCCGTGCCCGCAAGCACGGCCCGCGCGGGGAACTGGACGGCCGCCGCGTGATCATCACCGGCGCGTCTTCGGGTATCGGCCGGGCGACCGCGATCAAGGTCGCGGCCGCGGGCGGGGTGCCGCTGCTCGTGGCGCGGCGCCGTCACGAACTCGAAGAAGTGCGGGACGAGATCATCGCCGCGGGCGGCACGGCGTCGGTGTACCCGGCCGACCTGACCGACGAGGAGTCGGTGCACAAGGCCGTCGACGCGATGCTCGCCGAGCACGGCCGGATCGACATGCTCGTGAACAACGCCGGCCGGTCGATCCGGCGGTCGATCAAACTGTCGTACGACCGGTTCCACGACTACGAACGCGCGATGGCGATCAACTACTTCGGCGCGGTGCGGCTGATCCTCGCGGTGCTGCCGCATATGTCCGAGCGGAAATTCGGGCATATCATCAACGTCTCGTCGATCGGCGTGCAGGGAATCGCACCGCGCTTTTCGGCATATGCGGCTTCGAAGGCCGCTTTGGACTACTTCTCGCGGATCGCCGCGACCGAGACCCACGGTGACGGGATCACCTTCACGACCATCCACATGCCACTCGTGCGCACGCCGATGATCCGGCCGACGAAGATCTATGACGCGTTTCCGACCAAATCCCCGGATCAGGCCGCGGACATGGTGATGAAGGCACTGAAAGAACGCCCGAAGCACATCGGCACGCCTGCCGGACAGGCGATCGGGCTCGCGTACACCCTCACGCCGGGACTCACGGATGCCGTGGCCTACCAAGGATTCCGCGTGTTCCCGGACTCCGCGGCCGCGGGCGGCGAGGGCGGTCTCAAAATCGGGAAAGGCGAACAGCATCTGTCCCGGGCGGCGATGGCGCTCGCCCGGCTCAGCCGCGGCTTCCATTGGTGA
- a CDS encoding Bax inhibitor-1/YccA family protein, whose amino-acid sequence MRSSSNPAFRNLPRGAAEYGPNVGFNQPQGGVPGYGPPQTSAGAGDRPMTVDDVVIKTALSLGTALVTGVLTAIWAISQIPMSASGKILGIPGAVIGALVGSMIVGLVISLVIIFKKMPSGPLTLAYSAVEGVFLGAISGLFEALYPGIALQAIVGTAGVFIAMLVVYKTGAVKVTPKLTKWIIGAVVGVAIMMLVNLVTSLFFGFNPLRDGGPIAIIFSLVVIGVAAFSFLLDFDQADRMIREGTPSKWSWYVAFGLMTTLVWLYLEILRLLSYFQSD is encoded by the coding sequence GTGCGATCCAGTAGCAACCCGGCGTTCCGGAACCTGCCGCGTGGTGCGGCGGAGTACGGACCCAACGTAGGCTTCAACCAACCCCAGGGCGGCGTGCCCGGCTACGGCCCTCCGCAGACCTCCGCCGGTGCCGGCGACCGTCCGATGACCGTCGACGACGTCGTCATCAAGACGGCGCTGAGCCTCGGCACCGCGCTGGTGACCGGTGTGCTCACCGCGATCTGGGCGATCAGCCAGATCCCGATGTCGGCGTCCGGCAAGATCCTGGGCATCCCCGGTGCCGTGATCGGCGCGCTCGTCGGCTCGATGATCGTCGGCCTGGTGATTTCGCTGGTGATCATCTTCAAGAAGATGCCGAGTGGCCCGCTCACGCTGGCGTACTCGGCCGTCGAGGGTGTCTTCCTCGGTGCGATCAGCGGCCTGTTCGAAGCGCTGTACCCCGGTATCGCGTTGCAGGCGATCGTCGGTACCGCCGGTGTCTTCATCGCGATGCTGGTCGTCTACAAGACGGGTGCGGTCAAGGTCACCCCGAAGTTGACGAAGTGGATCATCGGCGCCGTGGTCGGCGTGGCGATCATGATGCTGGTCAACCTCGTCACCAGCCTCTTCTTCGGTTTCAACCCGCTGCGTGACGGCGGTCCGATCGCGATCATCTTCAGCCTCGTGGTGATCGGTGTCGCGGCGTTCAGCTTCCTGCTCGACTTCGACCAGGCCGACCGGATGATCCGCGAAGGCACGCCCTCGAAGTGGTCCTGGTACGTCGCCTTCGGCCTGATGACCACGCTGGTCTGGCTGTACCTCGAGATCCTGCGGTTGCTGTCTTACTTCCAGAGCGACTGA
- a CDS encoding SpaA isopeptide-forming pilin-related protein, with protein sequence MGWTTRPSVRSRASTSLIATCLLGALSATVAAAPASAAKEEGVGYQVTPGQTVGGESRDRDWLGSYVVDGKHVFCVSFQLKAPDTNEKYQPGDELLDKWGAKLPEDTAANISYLLLRYGGTRDNAEAAALAHLLHSWTSKPRSSEDLKPTLSKEKIGYDVQNQLAKLKAQHADAATAVEKLTKDAEANRGPWTTAIAPPKEDQHIGTAGEWTISVKNAKGKGVSGVPVQLTPSNATVESGESTKPASTSNAKSVKATTVKTGEDGTVTVKVTPTGDQPKLSSSLSAPADRPYVQFPVETGVQKVVSTGGEKELKAQGVAVVSKPGKVQVTKVDAKTDKGIAGAALRITAKDKATAAAGHDGKPLNGADGKPAVVTTEGENGTVTVENLRTPQEICVVEVSAPPGYTNAFDPKNPSSACGELKPGETLALEVANTPNEVPRAIPAGDRPVAMMQGTVENSASTAGILGVGALALLGSVMVGVAARRSSRR encoded by the coding sequence ATGGGGTGGACCACACGCCCGAGCGTGCGTTCGCGCGCCTCGACCAGCCTGATCGCGACGTGCCTGCTCGGCGCTTTGTCCGCCACCGTCGCGGCGGCACCGGCCTCGGCCGCCAAGGAAGAAGGCGTCGGCTATCAGGTCACGCCCGGCCAGACGGTCGGCGGCGAATCCAGAGACCGCGATTGGCTCGGTTCCTACGTCGTCGACGGAAAGCACGTGTTCTGCGTCTCCTTCCAGTTGAAGGCGCCGGACACGAACGAGAAGTACCAGCCCGGTGACGAACTCCTCGACAAGTGGGGCGCGAAGCTCCCCGAGGACACCGCCGCCAACATCTCTTACCTGCTGCTTCGCTACGGCGGCACCCGGGACAACGCCGAGGCCGCAGCGCTCGCGCACCTGCTGCACTCGTGGACTTCGAAACCACGTTCATCCGAGGATCTCAAGCCGACCCTCTCGAAGGAGAAGATCGGCTACGACGTCCAGAACCAACTCGCCAAGCTGAAGGCGCAGCACGCCGACGCCGCCACGGCCGTCGAGAAGCTGACCAAGGACGCCGAGGCGAACCGCGGCCCGTGGACCACCGCGATCGCGCCACCGAAGGAAGACCAGCACATCGGCACCGCGGGCGAGTGGACGATCAGCGTCAAGAACGCCAAGGGCAAGGGCGTCTCCGGCGTGCCGGTGCAGCTCACACCGTCGAACGCGACCGTCGAAAGCGGCGAGAGCACGAAGCCCGCGTCGACCTCGAACGCCAAGTCCGTGAAGGCCACCACGGTGAAGACCGGCGAGGACGGCACCGTCACGGTGAAGGTGACACCGACCGGTGACCAGCCGAAGCTGTCCAGCTCACTGTCCGCCCCCGCGGACCGGCCGTACGTGCAGTTCCCCGTCGAGACCGGCGTGCAGAAGGTGGTCTCGACCGGCGGCGAGAAGGAACTGAAGGCTCAGGGTGTCGCGGTCGTCTCGAAGCCGGGCAAGGTCCAGGTGACCAAGGTCGACGCGAAGACCGACAAGGGCATCGCGGGCGCCGCGCTGCGGATCACCGCCAAGGACAAGGCCACCGCCGCCGCCGGCCACGACGGCAAACCGCTCAACGGTGCCGACGGCAAACCCGCCGTCGTCACCACCGAGGGCGAGAACGGCACGGTCACCGTGGAGAACCTGCGGACCCCGCAGGAGATCTGCGTGGTCGAGGTCAGCGCGCCGCCGGGCTACACCAACGCGTTCGACCCGAAGAATCCGTCGTCCGCCTGCGGCGAGCTCAAGCCGGGCGAGACGCTGGCGCTCGAGGTCGCCAACACGCCCAACGAGGTACCGCGCGCCATCCCCGCCGGCGACCGGCCGGTGGCGATGATGCAGGGCACCGTCGAGAACTCGGCGTCGACCGCCGGGATCCTCGGCGTCGGCGCGCTCGCGCTGCTCGGTTCGGTGATGGTGGGCGTGGCCGCGCGGCGGTCTTCGCGACGTTAA
- a CDS encoding MerR family transcriptional regulator — protein MRIGELAKRTGVSVRSLRYYEKEGLLRPNRCDNGYRTFTEHDVGRVLQIQLFYSAGLCSGKIAELLPCVSGDHTHLVPSPGMTGELEIAKTRIQNQISLLTTSLSVLERVLAAAKGTDTAEVPVPSRPVRRHRGIHV, from the coding sequence ATGCGGATCGGCGAACTGGCGAAGCGGACCGGGGTGAGCGTCCGCTCGTTGCGGTACTACGAGAAGGAAGGCCTGCTGCGCCCCAATCGATGCGACAACGGCTACCGCACCTTCACCGAACACGACGTCGGCAGGGTGCTGCAGATCCAACTCTTCTATTCGGCCGGGTTGTGCAGTGGCAAGATCGCGGAACTCCTTCCCTGTGTTTCCGGGGATCACACACATTTGGTGCCTTCGCCGGGAATGACCGGCGAACTGGAGATCGCCAAGACTCGGATCCAGAACCAGATCTCCTTGCTCACCACCTCTCTATCGGTTCTGGAACGTGTCCTGGCCGCGGCCAAGGGGACCGATACCGCCGAGGTACCGGTTCCTTCCCGGCCCGTCCGGCGGCACCGTGGAATCCATGTCTGA